The genomic window CCTAAAAAAAGGCCCTTTTATTGCAGATAGTCTCCTAACCAAGATTGAAAAGCTCAACGAAAAAGGAGATAAACAGGTCATTAAAACCTGGTCAAGAGCTTCTACCATCATCCCTGCCATGATTGGTCATACCATTGCTGTCCATAATGGTAAACAGCACGTTCCTATTTTTATCTCCGAACAGATGGTCGGTCATAAATTAGGAGAATTTGCCCCCACCCGTACCTTTAGAGGACACTCTAAGGGCGATAAAAAAGCCCGAAGATAGAAAAAAGTAGGAGTCAAAAACAGGCAGTAGAAAATAATCTGCTACCTGTTCAAATAACAAGTTACAGATAGACACAAACATTATGGCAGTTGATACAACCACAGAAGCCAAAGCCATCGCCCGTTATATTCGGATGTCCCCCTTTAAAGTAAGACGGGTACTCGATCAAATTAGAGGTCGTTCTTATCGGGAAGCCTTGATTATCCTCGAATT from Crocosphaera subtropica ATCC 51142 includes these protein-coding regions:
- the rpsS gene encoding 30S ribosomal protein S19 produces the protein MSRSLKKGPFIADSLLTKIEKLNEKGDKQVIKTWSRASTIIPAMIGHTIAVHNGKQHVPIFISEQMVGHKLGEFAPTRTFRGHSKGDKKARR